One part of the Phycisphaeraceae bacterium genome encodes these proteins:
- a CDS encoding M20/M25/M40 family metallo-hydrolase produces the protein MPHARITSLFAVVIGGFAMPTLAQEAPVETVARINRQISAERLMSTINSLVGFGTRHTLSNTESDTRGIGAARRWVHDQFTSYGGRLEPAFDPHQAPPSRRIPDGAEVVNVIATLPGTMPEAKDRYYYILGHLDSRASDAMDAESDAPGANDDASGVAALMELARVLANVPLDATIVFMATTGEEQGLIGARMHAEAARKANRNIAGVLNNDMIGTPVGPRGETSHNTIRVYSEGLPLDAVNSDSDRMGRAMQTIRSISSESDAPSRQLARFVAEVAKQHSLVIQPTLIHRPDRFLRGGDHTGFNEQGFTAIRIVDMWENYDHQHQDVRKEMVDGKEVQFGDLPEYVDADYLANTTRLNAAILIHLANAPSVPGNPRIVTAELSYDTLVRWEPSPEPDVAGYEVVWRDTTSNSWDNVLDVGKATEAEIKANKDMCFFGVRAYDIHGYRSPVGFATAARNE, from the coding sequence ATGCCACACGCACGCATCACTTCGCTCTTCGCCGTCGTGATTGGAGGCTTTGCTATGCCCACACTCGCACAAGAAGCACCAGTCGAGACCGTCGCACGGATCAACAGACAGATCAGTGCCGAACGCCTGATGTCAACCATCAACTCCCTCGTCGGGTTCGGCACGCGCCACACACTCTCGAACACAGAGTCCGACACGCGTGGGATCGGCGCAGCGAGGCGATGGGTCCATGATCAGTTTACCAGCTATGGCGGTCGCCTTGAGCCAGCATTCGATCCGCATCAGGCCCCACCCTCACGCCGGATTCCGGATGGCGCTGAAGTCGTCAACGTCATCGCGACACTCCCCGGCACCATGCCCGAAGCAAAGGACCGGTACTACTACATCCTCGGGCATCTCGATAGTCGAGCTTCCGACGCAATGGATGCAGAGAGTGATGCGCCCGGCGCAAACGACGACGCATCAGGTGTGGCTGCATTGATGGAACTGGCGCGCGTGCTCGCGAATGTGCCGCTCGACGCAACGATCGTTTTCATGGCAACCACCGGTGAGGAACAGGGATTGATCGGCGCGCGCATGCACGCAGAAGCAGCACGCAAGGCGAACCGCAACATCGCGGGCGTACTCAACAATGACATGATCGGCACGCCCGTCGGGCCGCGCGGCGAGACATCGCACAACACCATCCGGGTGTATTCCGAAGGTTTGCCGCTCGACGCGGTGAACTCTGACTCCGATCGCATGGGGCGTGCGATGCAAACAATCCGATCGATCTCATCGGAGAGCGATGCCCCGTCACGCCAGCTTGCGCGCTTCGTTGCAGAGGTCGCAAAGCAGCACAGTCTTGTGATCCAGCCGACACTGATCCATCGCCCCGACCGGTTCCTTCGAGGCGGCGATCACACCGGGTTCAACGAGCAGGGATTCACCGCGATCCGCATCGTCGATATGTGGGAGAACTACGACCATCAGCATCAGGACGTGCGCAAGGAGATGGTCGACGGGAAGGAAGTGCAGTTCGGTGATCTGCCCGAGTATGTCGACGCCGATTATCTCGCAAATACCACTCGCCTGAATGCTGCGATATTGATCCATCTTGCGAACGCGCCGAGTGTGCCGGGCAACCCGCGCATCGTGACAGCGGAACTCAGCTACGACACGCTCGTCCGCTGGGAGCCCTCGCCCGAGCCCGATGTTGCGGGGTACGAGGTTGTCTGGCGCGACACGACCAGCAACTCGTGGGACAACGTGCTTGACGTTGGCAAAGCAACCGAAGCCGAGATCAAAGCCAACAAGGACATGTGCTTCTTCGGCGTTCGAGCGTACGACATCCACGGCTATCGCTCACCCGTTGGATTCGCGACCGCTGCGAGGAATGAGTAG